The proteins below are encoded in one region of Vibrio sp. ED004:
- the dksA gene encoding RNA polymerase-binding protein DksA encodes MPESKKKALGILAIAGVEPYQEKPGEEYMSPEQTEHFTKILAAWRNQLREEVDRTVHHMQDEAANFPDPVDRASQEEEFSLELRNRDRERRLIKKIEKTLDKIEEDDFGFCDSCGIEIGIRRLEARPTADLCIDCKTLAEIKEKQMQG; translated from the coding sequence ATGCCAGAATCTAAGAAAAAAGCGCTAGGCATCCTAGCCATCGCAGGTGTTGAACCGTACCAAGAAAAGCCAGGTGAAGAATACATGTCACCTGAGCAAACGGAACATTTTACAAAAATTTTAGCAGCTTGGCGCAACCAGCTCAGGGAAGAAGTTGATCGTACTGTTCACCACATGCAGGACGAAGCAGCGAATTTCCCAGACCCAGTTGACCGTGCTTCTCAAGAAGAAGAATTCAGCCTAGAGCTACGCAACCGTGACCGTGAGCGTCGTCTGATCAAGAAAATTGAGAAGACACTAGACAAGATCGAAGAAGACGATTTCGGCTTCTGTGATTCTTGCGGTATCGAGATTGGCATTCGTCGCCTTGAAGCTCGTCCAACTGCTGATCTTTGTATTGACTGTAAAACACTTGCAGAGATCAAAGAGAAACAGATGCAAGGTTAA